Proteins from a genomic interval of Pseudomonas asplenii:
- a CDS encoding O-antigen ligase family protein, protein MPIAMPIALLLSLVFGVLVWLLPAVKVLVLLFGIAGIVTIIRQPLWGLLLFTVLATFLPYSTVQIGLRTTVSEALILLVWGSVLVQSLFNNLPPKPPLLRTERFLVALMLFSAFPFIIGQLTVNAEGNGPVNWVRWLLNLSVLFLVPRLLNTPRAREQAVIGLLLGTLLMLLLSIPVFLKNGTATSMTPILERLGYGGITVLGDSLSAMANRMGSPWMHPNVTGGAMALLMPLAFCFGLTRQSWPRMLGFAVAGLGAVALLLSGSRGALLSLIVVLVWLARKRVPYTGRLLVAGAAFGALLLMFYPPLQDRLLTIFSTNDASTSVRFDEYSHFPQAVAMFPFGIGFKTEPPVPGTGLWGISNLWLNFIYKLGIPGMLLFVTVIWSWWRETRPNQESIRLSADNALWLGTTAGLMAALLSGIFDHYFSFTQVLIALFWLLLGLNLHEARRLKPKASSLSGVQP, encoded by the coding sequence TGGGGTCTGTTGCTGTTCACCGTGCTCGCCACTTTCCTGCCCTACTCGACGGTCCAGATCGGCCTGCGCACCACGGTGTCCGAAGCCTTGATCCTGCTGGTCTGGGGCAGCGTGCTGGTGCAGAGCCTGTTCAACAACCTGCCGCCAAAGCCGCCACTGCTACGCACCGAACGCTTTCTGGTGGCATTGATGCTGTTCAGCGCCTTCCCGTTCATCATCGGCCAGTTGACGGTGAACGCCGAAGGCAACGGCCCGGTGAACTGGGTTCGCTGGCTGCTCAATCTCTCGGTGCTGTTCCTGGTGCCGCGCCTGCTCAATACCCCTCGGGCGCGCGAACAGGCAGTGATCGGACTGCTGCTCGGGACCCTGTTGATGTTGCTGCTGTCGATCCCGGTGTTCCTCAAGAACGGCACGGCCACCAGCATGACACCGATCCTGGAACGCCTGGGCTATGGCGGCATCACGGTACTGGGCGACAGCCTGAGCGCCATGGCCAACCGCATGGGCTCGCCGTGGATGCACCCCAACGTCACGGGCGGCGCCATGGCCCTGCTGATGCCCCTGGCGTTCTGCTTCGGCCTGACACGCCAGAGCTGGCCACGGATGCTGGGTTTTGCCGTTGCCGGCCTGGGCGCGGTCGCCCTGCTGCTGAGCGGCTCGCGCGGTGCGCTGCTGAGCCTGATCGTGGTGCTGGTCTGGCTGGCCCGCAAGCGCGTGCCCTATACCGGCCGCCTGTTGGTGGCCGGCGCGGCCTTCGGCGCCCTGCTGCTGATGTTCTATCCGCCGCTGCAGGATCGCCTGCTGACCATCTTCTCCACCAATGACGCCAGTACCAGCGTGCGTTTCGACGAGTATTCGCACTTCCCGCAGGCCGTCGCGATGTTCCCCTTCGGCATCGGCTTCAAGACTGAACCGCCGGTGCCCGGTACCGGCCTCTGGGGGATCTCCAACCTGTGGCTGAACTTCATCTACAAGCTCGGTATTCCCGGCATGCTGCTGTTCGTGACGGTGATCTGGAGCTGGTGGCGGGAAACCCGCCCCAACCAGGAAAGCATCCGCCTGAGCGCTGACAACGCCCTCTGGCTCGGCACCACCGCAGGTCTCATGGCCGCCCTGCTCAGCGGTATCTTCGACCACTATTTCAGTTTCACCCAGGTGCTGATCGCCCTGTTCTGGCTGTTGCTCGGCCTGAACCTGCACGAAGCCCGACGCCTCAAGCCCAAAGCCTCGAGCCTTTCTGGAGTCCAACCATGA
- a CDS encoding lipid II flippase MurJ — MFGSTLWLTLATLTGLAAGFAREWLLVAAWGAGGRSDSFLVALFLPEALRMALAAGLLSAAALPLYQQRSASEQANWLGALAPRLLLCGLLLGSLLSLGAPLWVRLIGPGLDSQGYQLASGSLYWLAWCAPGFILHALLCIPLQARSRFVLAGLGSLLFNLPPVLYLALLRHEATPTGLACACVLGSLLMPTVLLPSLLRSGWKPWQPARAPGAGRELLKQIGPLLSSNLASQGLALLERMVASLLGEGAVTWINLARKLINLPLIALMSLNQVLLGLMSGSAGSERLSLLRKGLASATLLTLPAVAGLIGAAAALVSLLLPSQAVGSPLPELLAWFCVPLLFGAWNALLARYAYAAGDTRMPLNCELAGSLLNALLLAVLPYVFGLVGIALAAICGVILTGLLLMRRQGLLNEVPWRSHWLLGVGVMLIAALLLHPLPGTWLQLGLSTLYGLALLIALALWLRPWRPTAISGG, encoded by the coding sequence ATGTTCGGTTCGACACTCTGGCTGACCCTGGCGACCCTCACCGGCCTGGCCGCCGGCTTCGCCCGCGAATGGCTGCTGGTTGCCGCGTGGGGCGCGGGCGGGCGCAGCGACAGCTTCCTGGTGGCGCTGTTCCTGCCGGAAGCCTTGCGCATGGCCCTGGCCGCCGGCCTGCTCAGTGCCGCGGCGCTACCGCTGTACCAGCAACGCTCGGCCAGCGAACAGGCCAACTGGCTCGGCGCATTGGCCCCGCGCCTGCTGCTCTGCGGCCTGTTGCTGGGCAGTCTGCTGAGCCTGGGTGCGCCGCTGTGGGTGCGGCTGATCGGCCCCGGTCTCGACAGCCAGGGTTATCAATTGGCCAGCGGCAGCCTCTACTGGCTGGCCTGGTGCGCGCCCGGTTTCATCCTCCATGCGCTGCTCTGCATACCGTTGCAGGCCCGTTCGCGGTTCGTCCTGGCGGGGCTCGGCTCGCTGCTGTTCAACCTGCCGCCGGTGCTGTACCTGGCCCTTCTACGGCATGAGGCCACGCCGACCGGCCTGGCCTGCGCCTGCGTGCTCGGCAGCCTGCTGATGCCGACAGTGCTGTTGCCATCGTTGTTGCGCAGCGGCTGGAAACCCTGGCAGCCGGCGCGCGCTCCCGGGGCCGGACGCGAGTTGCTCAAGCAGATCGGCCCCCTGCTCAGCAGCAATCTGGCGAGCCAGGGCCTGGCCCTGCTGGAGCGGATGGTCGCCTCGCTGCTGGGGGAAGGCGCGGTGACCTGGATCAACCTGGCGCGCAAACTGATCAACTTGCCGCTGATCGCCCTGATGAGCCTTAACCAGGTGCTGCTCGGGCTGATGAGCGGCAGTGCCGGCAGCGAACGCCTGTCGCTATTGCGCAAGGGTCTGGCCAGCGCCACCCTGCTGACCCTGCCGGCCGTTGCCGGGCTGATCGGCGCCGCCGCCGCGCTGGTCAGCCTGCTGTTGCCCAGCCAGGCGGTCGGTAGCCCGTTGCCGGAACTGCTGGCCTGGTTCTGCGTACCACTGCTGTTCGGCGCCTGGAACGCCCTGCTCGCCCGCTATGCCTACGCCGCTGGCGATACGCGTATGCCGCTCAACTGCGAACTGGCCGGCAGCCTGCTCAATGCCCTGCTGCTGGCAGTCTTGCCGTACGTGTTCGGGCTGGTCGGGATCGCCCTGGCGGCCATCTGTGGGGTGATTCTCACCGGTCTGCTGCTGATGCGCCGGCAAGGGTTGCTGAACGAAGTGCCCTGGCGCAGCCACTGGCTGCTCGGGGTCGGCGTGATGCTCATCGCCGCGCTGTTGCTGCACCCTCTCCCGGGTACCTGGCTGCAACTGGGCCTGAGCACCCTCTACGGCCTGGCGTTGCTGATCGCCCTGGCACTCTGGCTGCGCCCGTGGCGGCCGACGGCAATCTCTGGAGGCTGA
- a CDS encoding acyltransferase codes for MKHRLMHSLNLREALPEYAQKMAVSLEELQATYQWMLENDVCFEQPLKGNVLCFISYLNIETRIEPPLARRFYALLASELKGALIPLYGINWPTLRDRLLRWWELAYNILICKIPSHTLRLLWLRIGGAKIGKGSTVWRNTEVLGVDSLRIGNDSTVGWHCQLDARGGLIIGDHVTIASHVLIIAGGHDVQAPEFWAVGGPVYIRDYAWIASRALLSFGADIGEGAVVGGQCVVSKPVPAYAIVGGPDAAIKGERCRGLNYKVGGKGLFTLFH; via the coding sequence ATGAAACACCGTCTGATGCACTCGTTGAACCTGCGAGAGGCCCTGCCCGAATACGCGCAAAAAATGGCCGTCAGCCTGGAAGAGTTGCAGGCTACGTATCAGTGGATGCTGGAGAATGATGTCTGCTTCGAGCAGCCGCTCAAGGGTAACGTGCTGTGTTTCATCAGTTACCTGAACATCGAAACCCGCATCGAACCACCGCTGGCCCGGCGCTTCTATGCCCTGCTCGCCAGCGAACTCAAGGGCGCATTGATTCCGCTCTACGGCATCAACTGGCCGACGCTGCGCGACCGCCTGCTGCGCTGGTGGGAACTGGCCTACAACATCCTCATCTGCAAGATCCCCAGCCACACCCTGCGCCTGCTCTGGCTGCGCATCGGCGGGGCGAAGATCGGCAAGGGTTCGACGGTCTGGCGCAACACCGAGGTGCTGGGCGTCGACAGTCTGCGCATCGGCAACGACAGCACGGTCGGCTGGCACTGCCAGCTGGATGCCAGGGGCGGGCTGATCATCGGCGACCACGTGACCATCGCCTCCCACGTGCTGATCATCGCGGGCGGGCATGATGTCCAGGCGCCGGAGTTCTGGGCCGTGGGCGGCCCGGTGTATATCCGTGACTACGCCTGGATCGCCAGCCGGGCACTGCTGTCCTTCGGTGCCGACATCGGCGAGGGCGCGGTGGTCGGCGGCCAGTGCGTGGTGTCCAAGCCGGTCCCTGCCTATGCGATCGTCGGTGGCCCGGACGCGGCGATCAAGGGCGAACGCTGCCGTGGCCTGAACTACAAGGTGGGCGGCAAAGGCCTGTTCACTTTGTTCCACTGA